Below is a window of Campylobacter canadensis DNA.
AAAAGTACTTGCCATATTTTCTCCTTTATTGCATAATACAATTTTTAAAATTAATTTAAAATAAATTTTAGGAATTATTAATGAAAGAATATTGTATTGTAGTAATGGGTGTTTGTGGCAGTGGAAAAAGCACGATATCAAAGCTTTTAGCACAAAATATTGGTAGTAATTTTATTGATGCTGATGATTTGCATCCTAGAGCAAATATTGAAAAAATGCAAAATGCAATTGCATTAAACGATGATGATAGAATGCCTTGGCTAGAAAGAATTAATGATGTTTTTTATTCTATTCAAAGAAGGCATACTTCTATGGTAATTGCCTGTTCTGCTTTAAAGAAAAAATATAGAGATTATATTCGTTCATCGTGTAAAAATGTAATCTTTGTGCATTTGTATGGAGATATAGATTTGATAAAACAAAGAATGAGTAAAAGAAGTGGTCATTATATGAAAGAAAATATGATTCAATCTCAATTTGATACTTTAGAATTTCCTAAAGACGAAGATAGGGTTATAAATATTGAAATTTCAGCACCAATTGGAGAAATTCTTGATAAAGCTTTAATTGAGATTGAAAAAATTAATTAACCCTTTTTGGTTAGTATTTTCAATTCAATTTTTTTTAGGAATTTATAATTTATGAATAAAAAGTCAATATGTTTATCTTTATTATGTTTTAATTTATTTGCTACGGATATTATTAAAGAGGTAGAATTTAATGGGCTTATGCACCTTTCTAGCGAACAAGCTTTAAGTAATAGTGGTATAAAAATCGGTGATGAAGTTGATGAAAATAATATAAATAATGCTGTAAAAAAATTATTTTCTTATGGTTTTTTTGACAACATTAGTGTAAAATTTAGTGATTCAAAGTTGATTTTTGATGTTTTAGAAAAGCCATTTATAGCAAAAATAGATATAAAAGGTGTCCCGTCAAACGACAAAAAGCAAATTCAAAATCTAATAAATATTAAAAAAGGTCAAGCTTACGATGAAAAAAATATAGAAGAAGCTAAAGAAAGAATTTCTTTGTATTATCAATCAAGAAGCTTTTATGATACAGTGATTGAGGTTGATAATAAAAAGCTTGAAAATAACGCCTTAGTTTTAGAATTTAATATAAATAGAGGTGAAAAAATAGTAATTAATAAAATCAATTTAGTTGGTGCAAAAAAATTAAAATATTCTAACTTTGAACCTGTAATTGCTAATAAAGAAAAAGAATTTTTAGGTTGGTTTTGGGGCTTTAATGATGGGGAATTAAAGACTTTAGAATTAATAAACGACCCACTAAGAATAAAAGAAGAATATTTAAAAAAAGGTTATTTAGACGCACAGGTTTCAAATGCTTTTTTGCTTGCTAGTATGCAAAATTATACAGCACAATTAAGTTATTATATTAAAGAAGGTAATAGATATAAAATTGATGATATTAAAATAAATAACCCTTTAAAAGAAGTAAAAATTGATATTTCAGATTTAAAAAGTACTAAGGGTAAATATGTAAATTCTGAAAAAGTAAGAATAGATATTGAATATATTAAAAAGATATATCAAGACTTAGGTTATGCTTTTGCACAGGTTGAGCCTAAATTTAATAAAAATGATGATGCGCAAACTTTATCTTTGGTTTTTGATATTGAGCTTGGTAACAAATATAAAATAAAAAATGTTATTATAAGTGGAAATGATAAGTCTTTAGATAAAATAATTAGAAGAGAACTTTATTTAACAGAAGGTATGCAGTTTAATAAAACAGACTTAGATGATAGTGTAATTTCTCTTAAAAAAACAGGTTATTTTGAAAATGTAAATATAACACCAAGCGCTGTAAGTTCAAATGAGCTTGATTTATTAGTAGAAGTAAAAGAGCAATCAACAGGCTCAATATCAGGCGGGATAGGATATAGCACTTCTGATGGATTTTTAGTAAATGCTAGTGTTAGTGATAGAAATATTTTAGGTTCTGGACTTTATGGTGGTATTAATCTTGAGCGTAGTAACAAAGAATTAACAGGAAGAATTTTCTTAAAAAACCCTAGAATTTTTGATAGTAGATTTGCTTTAGGTGGTAGTTTATATAGCTACACTCACGATTGGCTTTCGTATGAAGAAAAAAGTAAGGGTTTTGATTTAGATTTAAGTAGAGATATTACAAGACATTTAGGTGCTGGTATTGCATATAATTTAGAGCAAACTTCTTTAAAATTATATGAGAATGTTTTTTTACCTGAAGAAACAGAAGGAAGAAAATTATATTCAACAATAACACCATATATTTACTATGATAGCACTGATGATTATTATTTACCTAGAAGAGGTATTTTTGCAAAATTAGCTTTTTCATATACAGGTCTTGGCGGAGATGCAAAATATCAAAGATTAAGCACAGATTTTAAAGCTTTTTATGGCTTTTTAGATAATTATGATATTGATGTTATTTTAAGATATAGAGCTTCATTTAAGAAATTATTTAATACAAAAGAAGTTCCAATAAACTCAAGATTATATTTAGGCGGAGTAAGCAGTATTAGAGGTTATGAAAGCAGTACAGTAAGCCCTAAGGGCAGGTATAGTTGCTCATCTGGTCTTTGTACTTATGATAGTGGCGGTAATATAAGTTTTAATAATAGTGTTGAGATTAATTTTCCTATTAGTGATAAACTAAAGCTTAGAGCATCGATTTTTTATGATTTTGGTATGATAGGTAAAAAGAATTTAAGTGAGATTAAAAGGCAAAGTACAGGTATAAGTCTTGATTGGAATACGCCTTTAGGGCCGCTTAATTTCATATTCTCTAAGCCAATTAAGAAAAAAGCAGGCGATGAAACAAATGTATTTGAATTTAGTATCGGAAGTCAATTTTAAGGAGTAAAAAATGAGTTTTGCTGACATATTTAAAATTAGAAAAACACAAAGCAAACCAAATGAAGCACCAAACCATTGGGTAAAATGTGATAATTGTCATTCACTTATGTATTATAAAGAAGTTACAGTTTGTTTTAATGTATGCCCTAAATGTGGTTTGCATATGAAACTTAGTCCGCAAGAAAGAA
It encodes the following:
- the bamA gene encoding outer membrane protein assembly factor BamA; protein product: MNKKSICLSLLCFNLFATDIIKEVEFNGLMHLSSEQALSNSGIKIGDEVDENNINNAVKKLFSYGFFDNISVKFSDSKLIFDVLEKPFIAKIDIKGVPSNDKKQIQNLINIKKGQAYDEKNIEEAKERISLYYQSRSFYDTVIEVDNKKLENNALVLEFNINRGEKIVINKINLVGAKKLKYSNFEPVIANKEKEFLGWFWGFNDGELKTLELINDPLRIKEEYLKKGYLDAQVSNAFLLASMQNYTAQLSYYIKEGNRYKIDDIKINNPLKEVKIDISDLKSTKGKYVNSEKVRIDIEYIKKIYQDLGYAFAQVEPKFNKNDDAQTLSLVFDIELGNKYKIKNVIISGNDKSLDKIIRRELYLTEGMQFNKTDLDDSVISLKKTGYFENVNITPSAVSSNELDLLVEVKEQSTGSISGGIGYSTSDGFLVNASVSDRNILGSGLYGGINLERSNKELTGRIFLKNPRIFDSRFALGGSLYSYTHDWLSYEEKSKGFDLDLSRDITRHLGAGIAYNLEQTSLKLYENVFLPEETEGRKLYSTITPYIYYDSTDDYYLPRRGIFAKLAFSYTGLGGDAKYQRLSTDFKAFYGFLDNYDIDVILRYRASFKKLFNTKEVPINSRLYLGGVSSIRGYESSTVSPKGRYSCSSGLCTYDSGGNISFNNSVEINFPISDKLKLRASIFYDFGMIGKKNLSEIKRQSTGISLDWNTPLGPLNFIFSKPIKKKAGDETNVFEFSIGSQF
- a CDS encoding gluconokinase; translated protein: MKEYCIVVMGVCGSGKSTISKLLAQNIGSNFIDADDLHPRANIEKMQNAIALNDDDRMPWLERINDVFYSIQRRHTSMVIACSALKKKYRDYIRSSCKNVIFVHLYGDIDLIKQRMSKRSGHYMKENMIQSQFDTLEFPKDEDRVINIEISAPIGEILDKALIEIEKIN